A genomic stretch from Mycobacterium malmoense includes:
- a CDS encoding polysaccharide biosynthesis tyrosine autokinase, producing MDFRTFVRILGAHWKLATTALLACTVGAAFVTAVQTKHYQSSATVLVSFSGATDLNELYSGTMAAQERLSSYAQIAGGHTIAERAISQLQVPMSADDLVNQTQVKYAAKSMLFTISVKDTDPSRAAALAGAMADQFGVMVATLGATPRPADTTPTQGQPPEAPAQPTAKTPVAHARVVEPPRVPSRPVSPVPMRNMAIGLVAGVLLGIAVSLTREASDRTVRTREKLEELSGLPTLAELPGTRGGTPRFGADVAFDDAVRGLRARLRRVMGPEARRVLVAAPFGGEGTTTTVLNLSRAFAESGEDVLLVEGDTRRPVIAGLLNVESGEGLANALANPDIAMAAVKATPMPKLFVLASRSARRETLPCSAYPPQVIDNVLADLSSRFDRVVVDGPPILAAVDTGLLAGAVQATVLVVRARRTTADELKDALTALRAANAEIVGTVLTDARPSLRTRAAARSYRAKIRGPA from the coding sequence CGCCCTGCTGGCGTGTACGGTCGGTGCCGCATTCGTCACGGCAGTGCAGACGAAGCACTACCAGTCGTCGGCCACGGTCCTGGTCTCGTTTTCCGGCGCTACCGACCTCAACGAGTTGTACAGCGGCACGATGGCCGCACAAGAACGGCTGTCGTCATACGCCCAGATCGCCGGCGGACACACCATAGCGGAGCGCGCGATCAGCCAGCTCCAGGTCCCGATGAGCGCCGATGACCTGGTGAACCAGACCCAGGTGAAATACGCCGCGAAATCGATGCTCTTCACGATCAGCGTCAAGGACACCGATCCGTCGCGGGCCGCGGCACTGGCGGGCGCGATGGCCGATCAGTTCGGCGTGATGGTCGCGACGCTCGGTGCGACCCCACGGCCGGCTGACACAACCCCGACGCAGGGCCAGCCGCCGGAGGCCCCCGCGCAGCCAACGGCTAAGACACCGGTGGCCCACGCCAGGGTGGTGGAGCCACCCCGAGTACCCAGCAGACCGGTGTCGCCGGTCCCGATGCGCAACATGGCGATCGGGCTTGTCGCGGGTGTGCTCCTTGGCATCGCGGTGTCGCTGACCCGCGAGGCGAGCGATCGCACCGTGCGCACCCGCGAGAAGCTGGAAGAACTTTCGGGTTTGCCGACGTTGGCCGAGCTGCCTGGAACGCGCGGCGGCACGCCGCGGTTCGGCGCCGACGTCGCGTTCGACGACGCCGTGCGCGGCCTGCGCGCGCGGCTGCGCAGGGTGATGGGGCCCGAAGCCCGCCGCGTGCTGGTAGCGGCGCCGTTCGGCGGCGAAGGAACCACAACGACGGTGCTGAACCTGTCGCGGGCATTCGCCGAGTCCGGCGAGGACGTGCTGCTGGTCGAGGGCGATACCCGCCGGCCCGTGATCGCCGGTTTGCTCAACGTCGAATCGGGGGAGGGGCTGGCCAACGCGCTGGCCAACCCCGACATCGCTATGGCCGCTGTGAAGGCGACACCGATGCCGAAGCTGTTCGTCCTCGCATCGCGGTCCGCCCGCCGCGAGACGCTGCCGTGCAGCGCGTACCCGCCGCAAGTGATCGACAACGTCCTGGCGGACCTGTCGTCACGCTTTGACCGGGTGGTGGTCGACGGTCCGCCGATTTTGGCGGCGGTCGACACCGGCCTCTTGGCCGGCGCCGTCCAGGCCACGGTGCTTGTGGTGCGGGCCAGGCGCACCACCGCCGACGAACTCAAGGACGCGTTGACCGCCCTGCGCGCGGCCAACGCGGAGATCGTCGGGACCGTGCTGACAGACGCCCGGCCGTCCTTGCGCACCAGGGCCGCCGCCCGGAGCTACCGGGCAAAGATCAGAGGACCGGCGTGA